gatcatatttaggtagccatttcccttttgtgtttgtgggttcttattctatgtttagttgcctgtctgcattatccgtattagcttcacggtttgttctttgttagtttgttcagtgttcattcttataTTGTTAAAGAATGTatgcataccacgctgcgccttggtctcattcatatgacgaacgtgacactctctctatctctgtgtcacAGACATGATGGGGCTGAAGCGCATGTTGGAGAAGCTGGGTGTGGCAAAGACTCACTTGGAGCTGAAAAAGATGATGTCAGATGTGGTTGGCGGTGCTGCACGAGACACGTTCTGTTACACAGACTTTCTCAATATGATGCTAGGGAAGAGGAATTCCATACTCCGACTGTAAGTTAGAAGGAAACTGACACTACATTAATGAAGGCATTACCTTCGACCTGAAATGAATTTTCTGAATACGATTCTGAACTTTTGTAATCCACTGTATTTCCTTTAAGGTTATATGTCTTTTTGCTACATGACTTGTGTAataatttgttattttatttttctctgcTGAAGGATCTTGATGTTTGAGGAGAAAGGGAAAGACCAGGAGCCCAAAGAGAGTGGACCACCGCAACGCAAgactttttcagatctgccctgAAGGCAATTACGTTATGGATCCAATCTGTTCATGTAAAAACTGAATGTCAAATGAACTGGGTTATACAGGTTTCATTGTAAGGAATAAAGAAAGGTTTGATTGATCCATAGGCTTGTCCATTTGTTGGTGAAAAACGTGTGTGCAGCTGCAGAACCTCATATCAA
The genomic region above belongs to Oncorhynchus clarkii lewisi isolate Uvic-CL-2024 unplaced genomic scaffold, UVic_Ocla_1.0 unplaced_contig_13509_pilon_pilon, whole genome shotgun sequence and contains:
- the LOC139398210 gene encoding allograft inflammatory factor 1-like — encoded protein: MDKHLQGGKAFGFLKSQQDVKLNSINEVFLTDPKYAEEEDLSSKLEMFKNKYMEFDLNDQGDIDMMGLKRMLEKLGVAKTHLELKKMMSDVVGGAARDTFCYTDFLNMMLGKRNSILRLILMFEEKGKDQEPKESGPPQRKTFSDLP